Genomic DNA from Prevotella intermedia ATCC 25611 = DSM 20706:
GCAACATAGCCAGCAGATAGATGAGAGCGATATTCCCCACTGAAGTTATGCCATATACAGCCCACGCCAATACAAGGCAGACGGTAATGATGAAGAACGCAATAAGCCAGTAAGGAACGAGCTTTGCAAGAATGAATGTCCACTTGCTTACAGGGGTTACGTTCATCTGTTCTATCGTCCCAGTTTCTTTTTCGTTCACTATATTGAGCGTTGGCAGGAAGCCTGTCATCAGCATCATTATGATGGCAAAGAGTGCAGGAATCATAAATAGCTTGAAGTTAAGGTGCTTGTTGTAGAGGTATAGCGTAGCCACCTTCGACTGAATGGCTGCGGCAGAGGGCAACGCATTGGCAGAAACAACCTGAGAAAGATAAACCGAGCCTATGGAACCCTTTGTCCCATTGACGGCATTGGCAGCAATAAGCACCTGTGGCATACGCCCCAAGGTAAGGTTGCGACTGTAATTTTGCGGTATAACCACTGCTATATCGGCTTCGGAATGCTCTATGTTGTTGAGTGCTGCTGCGTAGGTAGATTGCTGTCCGTGAAATACAAAGTACTTGTTTGCTTCAATTTCGTGCACCAATTGCTGCGACTGCGTAGAGCGGTCGTTATCCACAACGTCTACTGCAATGTTCTTTACCTCCATGTTCATTATCCACGGCATGACGCACATAATCACAATTGGATAGATTATGATGAGTCGTGGAAGAAATGAATTCCGACGAATTTGGGTGAACTCTTTCCGTAAAAGATATTTCAGTGTCATAGACTTCTATTCTAATCGTTTGTTGAACTTGGCGAGCGAGAGGGACAACAGCACCACAAGCATACCTATGAGAATCGTCGTTTCACGGTACACTTGCTCTATGCCAACTCCCATAATCATTAGTTTACGCATGGCACTTGTATAGTAGCGCGTGGGAACAATGGCTGATACGTACTGCAATATTCGGGGCATTGACTCAATGGGGAATATCATTCCAGAAAGCATGATAATGGGCATCAGCAGCACCATTGCCGATAACAGCAATGCCACAAGCTGCGTTTTTGCAACATTGGAAACAAGCAAACCCAACGAAAGAGCCAAGAGGATATATATCGTGGAAATAAGAAATATCCAGAACAAGGAACCTTGCAACGGTACGTCCAACACGAAAATAGCCATAAGGAGTATTACTATCAGGATAACAAAAGCAAGCACCAAGTAGGGAACAACCTTGGCAGCGATAATCATCAAGGGACGTGTGGGCGAAACGAGAAGCACTTCCATTGTGCCTTTTTCCTTTTCACGGACAATGGAAATGGAAGTCATTATGGCGCAAATCAGCATCAGCAATGTTCCTATGATGGCAGGAACGAAGTTGTAGGCTGATTTCATCTGCGGATTATATAGCAACTTTGAGTTTATCATACTGCTTTCTGCATTCGTGATAACCGCATTGGCATAGGTCGTCCACAGCTGCGCCATGTTAGGGTCGGTGCCGTCTACAATAAGCTGAAAGCCCGATTTCCTGCTTGCAAAGTCCTTCGCAAACACCACTGCCATATCTGCCTTTTGGTTGCGGATAGTCTGTTCAGCCTCGGCAGGGGTATCAACAACCTTCGTTATGGTGAAGTATTCCGATGCCAACAAACGGTCTGCCGCCTGCTGGGTGGCGTGGTCAGCATTGCTCATAACAACGACTGTCCGAACGTTTTTCACATCGGTGGTAATGGCAAAGCCAAACAGAAGCATCAAGACTATCGGCATACCGAACAGCATTAACATTGTGCGCTTATCGCGAACAATGTGCTTGGTTTCCTTGACGACAAATGAAATAAACTGCTTCATCTATATTGAACATTTATATTGAGGTGTATTCTTAATCCGAACTGCGCGTTGCCTGTCGTGCTAAATAGGTGAACACGTGGTTCATATCGGGCTGGTTGAGGTTTCGTTTCAGTTCGTCGGGCGTTCCCAAAGCCTTGATTTTGCCGTCCACCATAATGGATATACGGTCGCAATATTCAGCCTCGTCCATATAGTGAGTGGTTACAAAGACTGTTATTCCCCGTTCTGCAGCATCGTAAATCAGTTCCCAAAATTGGAGGCGCGTGGCAGGGTCGACTCCTCCCGTAGGTTCATCGAGGAACACAACTCCAGGCTCGTGGAAGATGCTGACAGAGAAAGCCAACTTCTGTTTCCAACCTAATGGCAGATTAGATACTAAAGTATTGCGATGTTCTGCGAAGTTCAAACGCTGCAACAGTGCATCGGTCTTATGGTGTATCTCATCATCTTGCATACCGTAGATGCCAGCAAAAAGACTGATATTCTCTGCAACGGTAAGGTCTTCGTAGAGCGAGAACTTCTGACTCATATAGCCAATGTGTTTCTTTATCTGCTCATATTCGGTGCGTATGTCGAAGCCCACCACTCTGCCTGTACCACTTGTGGGTTGGTTAAGTCCCGTCAGCATGTGCATTGCAGTGGTCTTGCCGGCTCCGTTGGCACCGAGAAAGCCAAATATTTCTCCTTTCTTAACGGTAAAGGAGATATCGTCTACCGCACGGAAAGTACCAAAAGCCTTGACAAGATGTTCTACTTCGATGACATTTTCAGCCTCATTGCCAACCTTATTGCTTCCTTCGTGCTCGATGCTGGGTGGGTTAAACACATCTCTAAACTCCGTAAGAATCTCTTCGGGAGTCCCTATACCTCTTATAATACCTTCTGAAAGAAAGGCCACACGCTCACAACTTCTCACCTCATCAAGGTATGGTGTGGAAACAACAATGGTTATATCGCGCGCTTTCAGTTGTGCAAGTATCTCCCAAAATTCCGTACGACTGACTGGATCAACGCCCGTTGTTGGTTCGTCAAGGAATAGCACGCTCGGCTGATGAACAAGGGCACAGCAGAGTGCCAGCTTCTGTTTCATACCGCCAGAGAGTGCTCCTGCCCTTCTATTCTTAAATCGTTCAAGCTGCGAATAGATGGCTTTGATAGAGTCGTAGTTTTCTTCTACCGTCGTATTAAATAGCGTTGCGAAGAATTTAAGGTTCTCTTCTACGGTCAAATCCTGATAGAGCGAGAACTTGCCAGACATATATCCAACCCGCTTGCGTATCTCTTTCATCTGGCTTACCACGTCGTAACCATCTACCGTAGCCGTGCCCGCATCGGGAAGAAGCAGCGAACAGAGAATGCGATACATAGACGTCTTGCCTGCTCCATCGGGACCAATGAGTCCGAAAACCTCGCCTTTGCCCACCGAAAAGCTGACATCACGCAATGCCTGCACCTTACCGTAGTGCTTTGATATGCTATTTACTTCGATTGCATTCATCGCTTTCAATATGGCTTAAAACTTCACTTCGCCGTACATTCCTATCTTTACATAGCCGTCGTTTTGGAACTGTATCTTGACAGCATAAACCAAATCGGCACGCTCATTGTCGGTAACAATGGTCTTAGGCGTAAACTCCGAGCGGCTCGAAATCCAAGTAACAACACCATTATACTGCTTTTTCTGTCCGTTTCCATAGTCTGCCATCACCTTCACCTTTTGCCCAAGGCGCACGTCTTTCAGCTGTTCTGAAGTGATGTATGCCCGTATGAACATTCTCTTGGTGTCGGCAATCTTGAACAGTGGCTTACCGATGGAAACAAATTCGCCCTGCTCTGCATACTTTTCCAAGACGGTTCCAGTGAGCGGACTCTTCACGAAGGTGTGGGCAATCTGGTCGTCAAGCTGTGCTTGTTGGGCACGCACGCCAGCTTGCTGTGCGCTTACTCCTGCCTGTTGCAAATTGATTCCGTCAATCTGTGCAGCTATTCCCTTGTTCTGTTCAGCCAATGCAGCATTCTGACTGGCTATCTGTTCTTCGGTTGCTGCAAGCTGTTTCTGCAACACTTGTATCTGATAGTCTATATCATCGACCTGCTTTTGTGGGACAGCACCGTCGCGCAGGAGTTCCGAAAAACGCTGACGCTCACGTTGCTGATTGGCTATCTGCTGACGAATGGACGCCACCTGCTTCTTCAAATCCAACTGTTTTCTTGCCGTTGCCTGTCGGTTGGCAGCCAACTGTCGCTTATTTGCATCAAGCTGACCGTGCGTAGCCACCAGCTGGTCGTTGCTTGTTGCCAACTGGGCACGCTTCAATGTAAGCTGTCGGGAGTCTATCTGTCCTACCGTAATTCCACCGTCGAGCAACTGTCCTTCCGCAACATTAAAGCTTATCAGCTGTCCTGACGACTCGGCAGACACGGTAACTTCCGTTGCTTCGAACGTTCCTGTTGCGTCATAGTCCTTCTTATCCTCTCCGCAAGATGCCATTATAAAGGCAAGACTGGCTAATAAAAATACCTTTTTCATATTTGTTGGTTGTTTTTCTATTCGTTGTTGGTGTATTTCAGATTATACATTTCCTTGAGCATATCTATCTCGTGGATAGCCTGTTGCGTCTTGGCTGCATTCTCATTGTTAATCTCTCGCAGCAAGCTATTGACATCAATGATACCGTGAGCAAGCTTCGATTCAGCAGCTTTGCGTACGTTTGTGCGCAGCGCAATTATCTCGTCGTCGCCTTGCATCATCGTGCGGTATCGGCTTACATTCTCTGTTTGCTGTATCTGTTCCATGTTATTGTTGAACAGGAACACCTCTCGTGCATTCTCAATCAATTCGCGCTGCGCCTTCAACTTGGCTTTATCGTTTTTGTGCGTATAGAGTGCGCCTACGTTCCAAGACAGTTTTATGCCCACTATGCCGTTCAAACTCCACTTCCGACTTATCATATCCTCGAACATATTAAGCCCCGGATAGCCGTAATAACCTTGAGCATAAAGTCCCAACGTGGGGCGCAGCTTTGTGTTCAAGGCTTTCTCCTGTACTTCGGCAAGCTTCAGCTGATTGTCGAACAGCCGTATTTCGGGACGATTGCTTGCCGATGCACTCGCCTCAACAGCCGCTGGCTTCTCGGGATTGCTTATCTCTATGCCGCAAAAGACGCTTAGCATACGCTGCAACATCTGCCGTTGCGATTTCAAACTCTCGTTCTGTTGTGCTACACTCAGCCGCTCTGCTTTCACGTTATCAAAGTCGCTTGTGGCTGCCGTACCGCCTTTCACCATCGCTGCAAGTTTCTTTTCGCTCGACAGCAGCAAAGCCTTTACATCGTCGTTCAGTCTGATTTGTTCGTCGAGAAGCAAGAGCGAGAAGTACATTTCATTGACACGCTTGCGCACCTGATACAGATTTGCTTCGGTTTGTGCCTCCTGAACCTTTCCTTCCTGACGTGCTATGCTGCGCTGACTGCCTATGGCACCACCGTCATAAATAATCTGCTGAAGGTCTACACCTATTTTATATTGGTCTTTGGTCAGCCCTTTCATGTCGAGTCCCATCTGTTGGTACATACGTTGCATATTCTCTGGCCACGACACCACATCGCTCTGATAGGTTGCCTGCGCCGAAGCAGTAATCTGCGGTAACCACCCTTTCTGAATATTCTTGACGGTTAGCTCGGTTGTCTGAGCGATTAAGCCGTACTGTTTGATAATGGGATAGTTCTTCTCCGCAGCCTGCTGACATTCTTCTAATGTCTGCGCTTGGGCAACAGATGCCAGCATTAGCAAAACAAGGGTTATTATTTTCTTTTTCATATCGCTGAAATTACATTGCTCTTTCTACTTCTATGGGACAAAGATAATATTTTGTTCTGTTACTTCATTAACCAACACACCGATATTATTGCCCTTTTGTACGATTATTATTAAATATCCTCTCGCATTCAATAGAATTATGTTAATTTTGCAATTAATTCGTACAGAAAGGCAAGTTTATGGATAAAGCAAAGGTAGTAAATCACTTTTCAAGAGATTGAATTAAAAGAATGTAACAAAAACAACTATGATTTGTTCCTGCCTCTGACTAATTCCAACTGTTCTCCTTTCTTTGGATAAGTGCCGATTTTTGCAGTCCGACATATTCTTTACACGTAGAGAAATATTTATTTACGTGTAAAGAAATTATTACTTACGTGTAGAAAAATATTTATTTACACGTAAATAATTTGGGAATGTTTTACAAAAACGACATTTACCATTTAGACTGAAATAATAAAAGAGCTTGTCCTATATTACTGGGGCAAGTTCTTTTATTTGTATATAATTATTAACGATTTCTTGAAGTTTGAAACATAAACAAACTTCCACTACATCGTTTATATGTCTTTCTTTTCATAAAGCCGACAGGTGATATAATAAGATACTACATAAGCCGTACCTGTCAATACAATGTAAGCTATTATCCAATACTGATTATAGAAGGTTTCCAGTGTTTCCGCCAAGTCAATGCCCATCAAGGATAACAGATATTTGCCCCCAAGATAAATCAGTACTATACTGGCAATAATCAGAAAAAACGATATGCGACTATGTGCCACTCCGTATTTATAAGTACAAGGTATCTGAATCGAGTTTATCACTGCCATTGTGAATATACCAATCAGCACAACTCCGAACCATCGTAGCATACTATCTCCAAGTTCACCGTGCATAATCCATTGCAGTGCGATACCCAATATCCACCCAAGCAGTGCCCCAGCGGTACTCGTACCGAAAGAGAGTAAGTACTTTGACAATATGATATCCTTTCTCCGTGCAGGCATACAAAGCACATACCGCTCTGCTCCGCCCATTTCATCAAAATTAAAGGAAAGTGTTACTATCATTCCAAAGCCGAATGCCATCAACAACGTGTACATATGCGCTATATCGAAAACAACAGAAACAATACCGAATACAATTATCCAAAACAATAAAGAAAATTTAAAATCTTTGAGTTGCAGTAGGTCTTTCAACATAAGACCCTTAACTACCTTGTTCATAATTTACCTCCTTTCATATGATTTAGCATCACATCTTCTAAGCTGCCATTACACATCAATTCCTTCATTGGCTTTTGGAAGACCAATTTCCCCTCGTGGATAAAAGCCACTTTGTCGGCTATGTGTTCTAAGTCTGTAGTGATATGACTTGAAAACAAAACCGAATGCTGCTTATCTTTCACGAAATCTTTCAAAATCTCCAACACTTCGTTTCTCGCTATCGGGTCTAATCCCGAAGTGGGTTCGTCTAACACGAGTAACTCTGGCTTATGCGAGAGAGCTGTTGCTATTTTAAGTTTTACTTTCATTCCGCTGGAATACTTCGATAATCTCTTTGTACACTGCAACTTCAGAGTATGACAAAGTTGAAAGAAATACGCCTCATTCCAATTCTCATAAATATTTTTCAGAATACGATTGATGTCTTTTGGTGTCAGACTTCCATTGAAAAAGCTGTCATCGAGCACAACTCCCGTCTTTTCTTTGATTTCCTTTTCGTTACAACGATGGTCTATACCGAATACTCTGATTTCTCCGCTGTCAATGGAAACAATATTCAGGATAGAGCGAATGGTCGTGGTTTTCCCTGCTCCATTTTCTCCTATCAATCCCACAATC
This window encodes:
- a CDS encoding TolC family protein, which encodes MKKKIITLVLLMLASVAQAQTLEECQQAAEKNYPIIKQYGLIAQTTELTVKNIQKGWLPQITASAQATYQSDVVSWPENMQRMYQQMGLDMKGLTKDQYKIGVDLQQIIYDGGAIGSQRSIARQEGKVQEAQTEANLYQVRKRVNEMYFSLLLLDEQIRLNDDVKALLLSSEKKLAAMVKGGTAATSDFDNVKAERLSVAQQNESLKSQRQMLQRMLSVFCGIEISNPEKPAAVEASASASNRPEIRLFDNQLKLAEVQEKALNTKLRPTLGLYAQGYYGYPGLNMFEDMISRKWSLNGIVGIKLSWNVGALYTHKNDKAKLKAQRELIENAREVFLFNNNMEQIQQTENVSRYRTMMQGDDEIIALRTNVRKAAESKLAHGIIDVNSLLREINNENAAKTQQAIHEIDMLKEMYNLKYTNNE
- a CDS encoding ABC transporter permease; its protein translation is MKQFISFVVKETKHIVRDKRTMLMLFGMPIVLMLLFGFAITTDVKNVRTVVVMSNADHATQQAADRLLASEYFTITKVVDTPAEAEQTIRNQKADMAVVFAKDFASRKSGFQLIVDGTDPNMAQLWTTYANAVITNAESSMINSKLLYNPQMKSAYNFVPAIIGTLLMLICAIMTSISIVREKEKGTMEVLLVSPTRPLMIIAAKVVPYLVLAFVILIVILLMAIFVLDVPLQGSLFWIFLISTIYILLALSLGLLVSNVAKTQLVALLLSAMVLLMPIIMLSGMIFPIESMPRILQYVSAIVPTRYYTSAMRKLMIMGVGIEQVYRETTILIGMLVVLLSLSLAKFNKRLE
- a CDS encoding ABC-2 transporter permease; the protein is MNKVVKGLMLKDLLQLKDFKFSLLFWIIVFGIVSVVFDIAHMYTLLMAFGFGMIVTLSFNFDEMGGAERYVLCMPARRKDIILSKYLLSFGTSTAGALLGWILGIALQWIMHGELGDSMLRWFGVVLIGIFTMAVINSIQIPCTYKYGVAHSRISFFLIIASIVLIYLGGKYLLSLMGIDLAETLETFYNQYWIIAYIVLTGTAYVVSYYITCRLYEKKDI
- a CDS encoding ATP-binding cassette domain-containing protein is translated as MNAIEVNSISKHYGKVQALRDVSFSVGKGEVFGLIGPDGAGKTSMYRILCSLLLPDAGTATVDGYDVVSQMKEIRKRVGYMSGKFSLYQDLTVEENLKFFATLFNTTVEENYDSIKAIYSQLERFKNRRAGALSGGMKQKLALCCALVHQPSVLFLDEPTTGVDPVSRTEFWEILAQLKARDITIVVSTPYLDEVRSCERVAFLSEGIIRGIGTPEEILTEFRDVFNPPSIEHEGSNKVGNEAENVIEVEHLVKAFGTFRAVDDISFTVKKGEIFGFLGANGAGKTTAMHMLTGLNQPTSGTGRVVGFDIRTEYEQIKKHIGYMSQKFSLYEDLTVAENISLFAGIYGMQDDEIHHKTDALLQRLNFAEHRNTLVSNLPLGWKQKLAFSVSIFHEPGVVFLDEPTGGVDPATRLQFWELIYDAAERGITVFVTTHYMDEAEYCDRISIMVDGKIKALGTPDELKRNLNQPDMNHVFTYLARQATRSSD
- a CDS encoding ABC transporter ATP-binding protein; this encodes MDNLLEIRNLHKSYPGFELQGIDLEVPAGEIVGLIGENGAGKTTTIRSILNIVSIDSGEIRVFGIDHRCNEKEIKEKTGVVLDDSFFNGSLTPKDINRILKNIYENWNEAYFFQLCHTLKLQCTKRLSKYSSGMKVKLKIATALSHKPELLVLDEPTSGLDPIARNEVLEILKDFVKDKQHSVLFSSHITTDLEHIADKVAFIHEGKLVFQKPMKELMCNGSLEDVMLNHMKGGKL
- a CDS encoding ABC transporter permease, which gives rise to MTLKYLLRKEFTQIRRNSFLPRLIIIYPIVIMCVMPWIMNMEVKNIAVDVVDNDRSTQSQQLVHEIEANKYFVFHGQQSTYAAALNNIEHSEADIAVVIPQNYSRNLTLGRMPQVLIAANAVNGTKGSIGSVYLSQVVSANALPSAAAIQSKVATLYLYNKHLNFKLFMIPALFAIIMMLMTGFLPTLNIVNEKETGTIEQMNVTPVSKWTFILAKLVPYWLIAFFIITVCLVLAWAVYGITSVGNIALIYLLAMLLALFFSSFGLIISNYSDTMQQAIFVMWFFVVILLLLSGLFTPTRSMPSVPYLTTYVNPVSYFIEAIRTVFIRGGSFNSIAHQVFALSGIALFMGGWAVMSYKKNN
- a CDS encoding HlyD family secretion protein, with translation MKKVFLLASLAFIMASCGEDKKDYDATGTFEATEVTVSAESSGQLISFNVAEGQLLDGGITVGQIDSRQLTLKRAQLATSNDQLVATHGQLDANKRQLAANRQATARKQLDLKKQVASIRQQIANQQRERQRFSELLRDGAVPQKQVDDIDYQIQVLQKQLAATEEQIASQNAALAEQNKGIAAQIDGINLQQAGVSAQQAGVRAQQAQLDDQIAHTFVKSPLTGTVLEKYAEQGEFVSIGKPLFKIADTKRMFIRAYITSEQLKDVRLGQKVKVMADYGNGQKKQYNGVVTWISSRSEFTPKTIVTDNERADLVYAVKIQFQNDGYVKIGMYGEVKF